A DNA window from Micromonospora inyonensis contains the following coding sequences:
- a CDS encoding MFS transporter — protein MSQISTGPAGPATSPSPSRADPRWSAWRVVVGFGMVSLAADMVYEGARSITGPLLGALGASALVVGLVSGAGEAMSLLLRLASGPLADRTGRYWSLTLLGYASTAVCVPLLAVAPFLGGAGLTVAAALILAERAGKAVRSPAKSALLAQAAGAVGRGRGFAVHKALDQVGAFAGPLVVAGVLATTSVIWPALAVLAVPGALAIGLLLWIRLRVPDPAVFDTDPAAPTVSRPRAGSTPPTRLSRWLGTDLPRRFLLFAAAAGAATAGLVTYGVISFHASRTGLIPVAGIPLLYAAAMAAAALAALVSGQLYDRWSSRVLFALPVLGAAVPALALSDSLVAVVTGTLLWGAAVGVQDSTVKALVADLVPAARRATAYGVFAAVQGGAALAGGVLVGALYARSLPALITALGMTQLLALGLLAASLADRRPPASP, from the coding sequence ATGTCGCAGATCTCGACCGGTCCCGCCGGTCCCGCCACGTCACCGTCGCCCTCGCGGGCGGACCCCAGATGGTCCGCCTGGCGGGTCGTGGTCGGTTTCGGGATGGTCAGCCTGGCCGCCGACATGGTCTACGAGGGCGCCAGGTCGATCACCGGACCGCTGCTCGGCGCCCTGGGCGCGTCGGCTCTGGTCGTCGGCCTGGTCTCCGGCGCGGGAGAGGCGATGTCGCTGCTGCTGCGGCTGGCCTCCGGTCCCCTGGCCGACCGGACCGGCCGGTACTGGTCCCTGACGCTGCTCGGGTACGCGTCGACCGCCGTCTGCGTTCCCCTGCTGGCCGTGGCGCCCTTTCTCGGTGGGGCGGGTCTGACGGTCGCCGCCGCGCTGATCCTCGCCGAACGCGCCGGCAAGGCCGTCCGCAGCCCGGCCAAGTCGGCGCTGTTGGCGCAGGCCGCCGGCGCCGTCGGTCGTGGTCGTGGCTTCGCGGTCCACAAGGCCCTGGACCAGGTCGGTGCCTTCGCCGGGCCCCTGGTGGTCGCGGGCGTCCTGGCGACCACCAGCGTGATCTGGCCGGCCCTGGCCGTTCTCGCTGTGCCCGGGGCGCTCGCCATCGGTCTGCTGCTCTGGATCCGCCTGCGCGTGCCCGACCCGGCCGTCTTCGACACCGACCCCGCCGCGCCCACCGTCTCCCGGCCACGCGCCGGCAGCACTCCGCCGACCCGGCTGAGCCGCTGGCTCGGTACCGACCTGCCGCGCCGCTTCCTGCTGTTCGCCGCGGCGGCCGGGGCCGCCACCGCCGGGCTGGTCACCTACGGGGTCATCTCGTTCCACGCCAGCCGGACCGGCCTGATCCCCGTCGCGGGGATTCCCCTGCTGTACGCCGCCGCGATGGCCGCCGCCGCCCTCGCCGCCCTGGTCAGCGGGCAGCTGTACGACAGGTGGTCGTCACGGGTCCTGTTCGCGCTGCCCGTGCTCGGTGCCGCCGTGCCGGCGCTGGCCCTGTCCGACAGCCTCGTCGCCGTCGTGACGGGAACCCTGCTGTGGGGTGCCGCCGTGGGCGTGCAGGACTCCACCGTCAAGGCTCTCGTGGCCGACCTCGTCCCCGCCGCCCGCCGCGCCACCGCCTACGGCGTCTTCGCCGCCGTCCAGGGCGGCGCGGCGCTGGCGGGTGGCGTGCTGGTCGGAGCGTTGTACGCCCGCTCGCTTCCCGCGCTGATCACCGCCCTCGGCATGACCCAGCTTCTCGCGCTCGGCCTGCTCGCCGCCAGCCTCGCCGACCGCCGGCCGCCCGCGTCGCCGTAG
- a CDS encoding NAD(+)/NADH kinase — translation MSRPAAGDTGVSTLGLVIHPSRPVGESVATILGWARTHSVRVVGRDQDRDRIGQGIETVPDHRFVAQVDGVVALGGDGTMLGAMRLVVERPVPVLGVNHGNLGFLVEITPDTLDRALARMVDGDFTVESHSCLVTDCSGGPPLRTGTGFNDIVLAQQRRTGTVSVDLGVNDEQYGYYRCDALVVATPSGSTAYNYAAGGPVVSPSARTMVITPVAPMAGIGRSVVLGTGDRVSLRIAPDSRPVDVDVDGTPSAELGPGRVLTVCLREDAGQVVRFSTSRYTRRSQIKLSLLDLPMRRDQLLGLFPEHLRPPTTGPAPERENPW, via the coding sequence ATGAGCCGTCCGGCAGCCGGCGACACCGGGGTTTCCACGCTGGGGCTGGTGATCCACCCCAGCCGGCCGGTGGGCGAATCGGTCGCCACGATCCTCGGCTGGGCCCGTACCCACTCGGTCCGGGTCGTCGGACGCGACCAGGACCGCGACCGGATCGGCCAGGGAATCGAGACGGTGCCCGACCACCGGTTCGTCGCCCAGGTCGACGGCGTCGTCGCCCTCGGCGGCGACGGCACGATGCTCGGAGCGATGCGACTGGTCGTCGAACGCCCGGTGCCGGTACTCGGTGTCAACCACGGCAACCTCGGCTTCCTCGTCGAGATCACTCCCGACACCCTGGACCGGGCGCTGGCCCGAATGGTCGACGGCGACTTCACCGTCGAGTCCCACAGCTGCCTCGTCACCGACTGTTCCGGGGGCCCGCCGCTACGGACCGGCACCGGCTTCAACGACATCGTGCTGGCCCAGCAGCGCCGGACCGGCACCGTCTCGGTCGACCTCGGCGTCAACGACGAGCAGTACGGCTACTACCGGTGCGACGCGCTGGTCGTCGCCACGCCCAGTGGCTCCACCGCGTACAACTACGCCGCCGGAGGGCCGGTCGTCTCGCCGTCGGCGCGAACGATGGTGATCACGCCGGTGGCACCGATGGCGGGCATCGGCCGGTCCGTCGTGCTCGGCACCGGTGACCGCGTGTCGCTGCGGATCGCTCCGGACAGCCGGCCGGTCGACGTCGACGTCGACGGCACCCCGTCTGCCGAGCTGGGCCCCGGCAGGGTGCTGACCGTCTGCCTACGCGAGGACGCCGGCCAGGTCGTCCGGTTCTCGACCAGCCGGTACACCAGGCGGAGCCAGATCAAGCTCAGCCTGCTCGACCTGCCGATGCGTCGTGACCAACTCCTCGGCCTGTTCCCCGAGCACCTCCGCCCGCCGACCACCGGCCCGGCCCCGGAGCGGGAGAACCCCTGGTGA
- a CDS encoding cellulase family glycosylhydrolase, producing MAGLIAAVALVPLALTNTAGAAATPTASFTKVNDWGSGWEGRYTITNSGAMTITSWRLEFDLPAGTTVGTYWDALLTSSGQHHTFTNRSWNGTVAPGASVTFGFVGNGSGTPARCTLNGQPCGGGTTPTTAPPSTTAPPTTSPPTASTPVAANGQLRVCGRQLCNRNGKAIQLRGMSTHGIQWYANCATPASLDVLAGEWNADVLRISMYIQEGGYETDPRRFTDMVHNYIELATARGMYAIVDWHMLSPGDPNHNLTRARTFFAEIADRHKDKVNVLYEIANEPNGVAWSAIKSYADHVVPVIRSRDPEAVVLVGTPDWSSLGVSGSGGGVDTIVANPVTGGNLMYVFHFYAASHGDAYYNTFAQAADRLPLFVTEFGTQDYSGDGANNFTMAQRYLDLMASKKISWANWNFSDDFRSGAVFTTGTCGTGQFGGTSRLKPAGAWIRDRIRTSDDF from the coding sequence ATGGCCGGCCTCATCGCGGCGGTGGCGCTGGTGCCGCTCGCCCTGACCAACACCGCCGGTGCGGCAGCGACGCCGACCGCGAGCTTCACCAAGGTCAACGACTGGGGCTCCGGGTGGGAGGGGCGCTACACGATCACCAACTCCGGTGCCATGACGATCACCTCCTGGCGCCTGGAGTTCGACCTCCCCGCCGGCACCACCGTCGGCACCTACTGGGACGCACTGCTGACCAGCAGCGGGCAGCATCACACCTTCACCAACCGCTCCTGGAACGGCACGGTCGCCCCGGGCGCCTCGGTCACCTTCGGTTTCGTCGGCAACGGCTCCGGCACTCCGGCCCGCTGCACCCTCAACGGTCAGCCCTGTGGCGGCGGCACCACGCCGACCACTGCGCCGCCGTCCACCACCGCCCCGCCCACGACGTCGCCGCCGACCGCCAGCACACCGGTCGCGGCCAACGGCCAGCTCCGGGTCTGTGGTCGCCAGCTCTGCAACCGCAACGGCAAGGCGATCCAGCTGCGCGGCATGAGCACGCACGGCATCCAGTGGTACGCGAACTGCGCCACCCCGGCCTCGCTGGACGTGCTGGCGGGGGAGTGGAACGCCGACGTGCTGCGCATCTCGATGTACATCCAGGAGGGCGGTTACGAGACCGACCCGCGCCGCTTCACCGACATGGTGCACAACTACATCGAGCTGGCCACCGCCCGGGGCATGTACGCCATCGTCGACTGGCACATGCTCAGCCCCGGCGACCCGAACCACAACCTGACCCGGGCCCGTACCTTCTTCGCCGAGATCGCCGACCGGCACAAGGACAAGGTCAACGTGCTCTACGAGATCGCCAATGAGCCGAACGGGGTGGCGTGGAGCGCCATCAAGAGCTACGCCGACCATGTCGTCCCGGTGATCCGTAGCCGTGACCCGGAGGCCGTGGTCCTGGTCGGCACGCCGGACTGGTCCTCGCTCGGCGTCTCCGGCAGCGGCGGCGGGGTCGACACGATCGTGGCGAATCCGGTCACCGGCGGGAACCTCATGTACGTCTTCCACTTCTACGCCGCCTCGCACGGCGACGCGTACTACAACACCTTCGCCCAGGCCGCCGACCGGCTGCCGCTCTTCGTGACCGAGTTCGGCACGCAGGACTACTCCGGTGACGGCGCGAACAACTTCACCATGGCCCAGCGGTATCTCGACCTGATGGCCAGCAAGAAGATCAGCTGGGCGAACTGGAACTTCTCCGACGACTTCCGCTCCGGCGCCGTCTTCACCACCGGCACCTGCGGCACCGGCCAGTTCGGCGGTACCAGCCGCCTCAAGCCCGCCGGTGCCTGGATCCGCGACCGGATCCGCACCTCCGACGACTTCTGA
- a CDS encoding IS1380 family transposase: MRGSHAWRADSAVFDEDNLVSCAGLVPVLELAEQAGLSRLLDEHVQFACERVKSGAAKPTPKLTSIIAGMAAGADSISDLDTIRAGGMKKLFGGVYAAATLGIFLREFTHGHTRQLSAVLRRHLVALAQRTPVLDGIDDRTFIDIDSLLRPVYGHAKQGASFGHTKIAGKTILRRGLSPLAVTICTATAAPVLAGVRLRAGRAGSGKGAASMLTEGINTAIACGADPAKILVRGDSASCSGKVITAVVKAGARFSFAIARNPAVAAAIATIGDHAYTPVRYPGAVVDPDTGELISDAHVAEVPYTAFADTRHRITGRLIVRRVPDANTQDPLFPVWRYHPFFTNNPAPVADADITHRHHAICETVWSDLIDGPWAHQPSGSFSANAAWTTLAAITHNLLRAAGTLTGTARYAVARGATLRTHLINIPARLARPQRRPVLHLPSHWPRTQAWLTLWTAVLTT, from the coding sequence GTGCGAGGATCTCATGCCTGGCGTGCGGACAGCGCGGTGTTCGACGAGGACAATCTCGTGTCGTGTGCGGGGCTGGTGCCCGTGCTGGAGTTGGCCGAGCAGGCCGGGTTGTCCCGGTTGCTGGACGAGCACGTCCAGTTCGCCTGCGAGCGGGTCAAATCCGGTGCGGCGAAGCCGACGCCGAAGCTGACCTCGATCATCGCCGGGATGGCCGCCGGCGCGGACAGCATCAGCGACCTGGACACCATTCGGGCCGGTGGGATGAAGAAACTGTTCGGCGGGGTCTACGCGGCCGCGACGTTGGGGATCTTCCTGCGGGAGTTCACCCACGGCCATACCCGGCAACTGTCGGCGGTACTGCGCCGGCACCTGGTCGCCCTCGCCCAGCGCACGCCGGTGCTGGACGGCATCGACGACCGCACCTTCATCGACATCGACTCCCTGCTGCGTCCGGTGTACGGGCACGCCAAGCAGGGCGCCTCGTTCGGGCACACGAAGATCGCGGGCAAGACCATCCTGCGCCGGGGCCTGTCCCCACTGGCGGTCACGATCTGCACCGCGACGGCGGCACCCGTGCTGGCCGGTGTGCGGTTGCGGGCCGGCCGCGCCGGCTCCGGCAAAGGTGCCGCGTCCATGCTCACCGAGGGCATCAACACCGCCATCGCCTGTGGCGCGGACCCGGCGAAGATCCTGGTACGCGGCGACTCCGCATCCTGCAGCGGCAAGGTCATCACCGCAGTCGTCAAAGCCGGAGCGCGGTTCTCGTTCGCCATCGCCCGCAACCCGGCCGTCGCCGCCGCGATCGCCACCATCGGCGACCACGCCTACACGCCGGTGCGCTACCCGGGCGCGGTCGTCGATCCCGACACCGGCGAGCTGATCTCCGACGCCCACGTCGCCGAAGTGCCCTACACCGCCTTCGCCGACACCCGCCACCGCATCACCGGCCGGCTCATCGTCCGCCGTGTCCCCGACGCCAACACCCAGGACCCCCTGTTCCCGGTCTGGCGGTACCACCCGTTCTTCACCAACAACCCCGCACCCGTCGCCGACGCCGACATCACCCACCGACACCACGCCATCTGCGAAACCGTCTGGTCCGACCTCATCGACGGCCCCTGGGCACACCAGCCCTCCGGCTCGTTCAGCGCCAACGCCGCCTGGACCACCCTCGCCGCGATCACTCACAACCTGCTCCGCGCCGCCGGCACCCTCACCGGCACCGCCCGCTACGCCGTGGCCCGAGGCGCCACCCTGCGCACCCACCTGATCAACATCCCAGCCCGACTCGCCCGCCCACAACGCCGCCCCGTGCTGCACCTACCCAGCCACTGGCCTCGAACCCAGGCTTGGCTCACCCTCTGGACGGCCGTCCTCACCACCTGA
- a CDS encoding LuxR C-terminal-related transcriptional regulator, producing MLTGQQLRVAQPVAEGLTNREVADRMFLSTRTVDHHLRNIFHRLGIRSRTQLARVL from the coding sequence CTGCTGACCGGTCAGCAGCTGCGGGTGGCGCAGCCGGTCGCGGAGGGGCTTACCAACCGGGAGGTCGCCGACCGGATGTTCCTCTCCACCCGCACCGTCGACCACCACCTGCGCAACATCTTCCACCGGCTCGGCATCCGCTCGCGCACCCAGCTGGCCCGGGTGCTCTGA
- a CDS encoding pyridoxal phosphate-dependent aminotransferase: MFDFGRLLRDQDEGDRRTPVVVAAGPSWDYQGVYEALGYRVRYHQLRPERGFAPSDDDLDVLLAEVDARPDERLALMVVNAQHNPTAVNWDPQFVASSIRKAAGRGAGILVDDAYYAVHDDEVVPTSALAVLLEQLADLPASARQRWLMVRSLGKQFHCNGWGIGAMVADPQTLDLLVNRYCLHNCLMYGGGYQPAMARWLADPASGEFLARQRVTYRQRRTVIGEFLTGRLGYPTEAVHLGECSSYLMLSVPREYALLPDGVERFRWDCFAATGVLLAPAWPWPYPASVDTPLPYVRMFIGPETELIRTALTRLESAGFHHDMPVRRPESRSVPMG; this comes from the coding sequence ATGTTCGACTTCGGGCGGCTGCTGCGGGACCAGGACGAGGGTGACCGTCGTACGCCGGTGGTGGTGGCGGCCGGCCCGAGTTGGGACTACCAGGGGGTGTACGAGGCGCTCGGCTACCGCGTCCGGTACCACCAGCTGCGGCCGGAACGTGGGTTCGCCCCGTCCGACGACGACCTGGACGTACTGCTGGCCGAGGTCGACGCGCGACCCGACGAGCGCCTCGCCCTGATGGTCGTCAACGCCCAGCACAACCCGACGGCGGTCAACTGGGACCCGCAGTTCGTGGCGTCCTCGATCCGCAAGGCGGCCGGTCGGGGCGCCGGGATCCTCGTCGACGACGCCTACTACGCGGTGCACGACGACGAGGTCGTCCCGACCTCGGCGCTGGCGGTGCTGCTGGAACAACTGGCGGACCTGCCGGCGTCGGCGCGACAGCGGTGGCTCATGGTCCGCTCGCTCGGCAAGCAGTTCCACTGCAACGGCTGGGGGATCGGTGCCATGGTCGCCGACCCGCAGACGCTGGACCTGCTGGTGAACCGGTACTGCCTCCACAACTGTCTGATGTACGGGGGCGGCTACCAGCCGGCCATGGCGCGTTGGCTGGCGGATCCGGCGAGTGGGGAGTTCCTGGCCCGGCAGCGGGTGACGTACCGACAGCGGCGGACGGTGATCGGGGAGTTCCTCACCGGCCGGCTGGGCTATCCGACCGAGGCGGTCCACCTCGGCGAGTGCAGTTCCTACCTGATGCTGTCGGTCCCCCGGGAGTACGCCCTGCTCCCGGACGGCGTGGAGCGGTTCCGGTGGGACTGTTTCGCGGCCACCGGGGTGCTGCTGGCACCCGCCTGGCCGTGGCCCTACCCGGCGTCGGTCGACACGCCCCTTCCGTACGTGCGCATGTTCATCGGCCCGGAGACGGAACTGATCCGGACCGCGTTGACGCGCCTGGAGTCGGCCGGCTTCCACCATGACATGCCGGTCCGGCGACCGGAGTCGCGATCCGTGCCGATGGGCTAG